From one Lysinibacillus sp. G4S2 genomic stretch:
- a CDS encoding S-layer homology domain-containing protein, with product MKNHRFYQIAMASALVTSAIVIAPSATAASVFPDVNASTEEGKAIINLAGRGIISGYPDGTFKPANLITRSQAAKILAGILKLDTVHVKNPNFKDIKPGDENYGAIAALANAGIISGSNGYFYPTKNITRGQMSKMIVKGFHLPITNGVDIPFNDVKAGSEYEPYIKTLFANSITKGTTPTTFGPQSNVKRSQLASFVVRAENAQGNSTVYASQFNQDYIFASYGGIKPAEDIFTWDEDEEDYLTESITIKPLKEGTGKLVITGFEEDTQDLKDFFYLVHVKNVNGKLQTTLQEVNEGDYVENLPLNLSESGLNFVPTEVSIQTADGQALSPELYNFKSTNKTATLSIYKNGQYTLTFSNGTQQQTMVADVDTYDFVRSIDLYQITDELAFSNEDLSFEPTSVALEKLNFEPAAVKASIKENKVNVTPLAEGTSILHITGKNGETAYLYIEFLKIANKWATSYEFMDDQEEF from the coding sequence TTGAAGAATCATCGTTTTTATCAAATCGCAATGGCCTCAGCACTAGTAACAAGTGCTATTGTAATTGCACCCTCGGCAACTGCTGCATCAGTATTCCCCGATGTAAATGCATCAACAGAGGAAGGTAAGGCTATTATTAACTTAGCCGGACGTGGCATTATTTCAGGCTACCCAGATGGCACATTTAAACCTGCTAATCTAATTACTCGTTCACAAGCGGCAAAAATTTTGGCCGGAATTTTAAAGCTCGATACGGTTCATGTAAAAAACCCTAATTTTAAGGATATAAAACCTGGCGATGAAAACTATGGTGCGATCGCTGCTTTAGCAAATGCAGGCATTATTAGTGGCTCCAATGGCTATTTCTACCCAACTAAAAATATTACACGTGGACAAATGTCAAAAATGATTGTGAAAGGTTTTCATTTACCAATCACAAATGGCGTTGACATTCCTTTCAATGATGTCAAGGCAGGCAGTGAATACGAACCCTATATAAAAACACTATTTGCCAACAGCATAACAAAAGGTACAACTCCTACTACCTTTGGACCGCAAAGTAATGTAAAACGCTCCCAGTTAGCATCGTTTGTTGTACGTGCTGAAAATGCTCAAGGTAACTCTACCGTTTATGCTAGTCAATTTAATCAAGACTATATCTTCGCTTCTTATGGCGGCATTAAGCCTGCAGAGGATATTTTTACCTGGGATGAAGATGAAGAAGATTATCTGACGGAATCCATTACAATTAAACCACTAAAAGAAGGCACAGGAAAATTAGTAATTACGGGCTTTGAGGAAGATACTCAAGATTTAAAAGATTTCTTTTACTTAGTACATGTGAAAAATGTAAATGGAAAGCTGCAAACAACACTTCAAGAAGTGAATGAAGGGGATTATGTAGAAAACTTACCGCTCAACTTATCAGAAAGCGGTTTAAACTTTGTCCCTACAGAGGTAAGTATTCAAACAGCAGATGGTCAAGCCTTATCTCCTGAATTGTATAATTTTAAATCAACTAATAAAACAGCTACACTTTCTATCTATAAAAATGGGCAATATACGCTAACATTCAGTAATGGTACACAACAACAAACGATGGTAGCTGATGTCGATACGTATGATTTCGTGCGCAGTATTGATTTGTACCAAATTACAGATGAGTTAGCGTTTTCAAATGAGGATCTATCGTTCGAGCCAACAAGTGTTGCTTTAGAAAAGTTAAATTTTGAGCCAGCAGCTGTGAAAGCTTCGATAAAGGAAAACAAAGTAAATGTTACACCACTAGCAGAAGGCACTTCTATTTTACATATTACAGGTAAAAATGGTGAAACTGCATACCTATATATTGAATTTCTAAAAATCGCTAATAAATGGGCTACTTCTTACGAATTTATGGATGATCAAGAAGAATTTTAA
- the recO gene encoding DNA repair protein RecO, whose protein sequence is MLYKWEGIVLKVRAYGESNKIVTLLTKEAGKVATMARGAKKPSSRLASVTQPFTYGMFMVQHHTGMGTMQQGEHLNSMRHIREDIMATAYASYIMELVERVVEEGKAEPFAFDVLLQALQAIEEGYDPEAITLFVEWKMLPYTGVQPILHACATCGSVDGEFAFSFTQGGFLCHRCYHHDPYIIRLTPTQLKLIRMFYTVPIDQIGKLELKKETKYFIKKIISTIYEEQTGIRFKTKKFIEQLERTPELQLRTSADQEKTPEDH, encoded by the coding sequence GTGCTTTATAAATGGGAAGGAATTGTCCTAAAGGTACGAGCTTATGGGGAATCAAATAAAATTGTCACATTATTAACTAAAGAAGCAGGGAAGGTTGCTACGATGGCTCGAGGTGCCAAGAAGCCTTCCAGTAGATTAGCATCTGTGACACAGCCGTTCACGTATGGCATGTTTATGGTACAGCATCATACTGGTATGGGGACAATGCAACAAGGTGAGCATCTTAATTCAATGCGCCATATTCGTGAGGATATCATGGCAACGGCATATGCAAGTTATATAATGGAACTTGTCGAACGTGTAGTAGAAGAAGGAAAAGCTGAGCCATTTGCATTCGATGTGCTCCTACAAGCATTACAAGCAATTGAGGAAGGTTATGACCCAGAGGCTATTACATTATTCGTAGAATGGAAAATGCTCCCCTATACAGGAGTGCAGCCTATATTACATGCGTGTGCTACTTGTGGTTCAGTCGATGGTGAATTTGCATTTTCCTTTACACAGGGAGGCTTTTTATGTCATCGCTGTTATCATCATGATCCCTATATCATTCGATTGACACCGACTCAGCTTAAGCTTATTCGAATGTTCTATACTGTACCGATTGACCAGATTGGGAAATTAGAATTAAAAAAAGAAACAAAGTATTTTATAAAAAAAATAATTTCAACAATTTATGAAGAGCAAACAGGAATTCGTTTTAAGACTAAAAAATTTATCGAGCAGCTTGAGAGAACGCCTGAATTACAGTTAAGAACAAGTGCCGATCAAGAAAAAACGCCAGAAGACCATTAA
- the era gene encoding GTPase Era encodes MLENNNGYKSGFISIIGRPNVGKSTFLNRVIGQKIAIMSDKPQTTRNKVQGVLTSNDSQMIFIDTPGIHKPKHKLGDFMLKVSKNTLREVDVIMFMVNAEQKLGKGDEFILEMLAGNPTPVFLVINKIDQIHPDELMGIIESYKDRYDFAEIVPISALQGNNVDNLLATLTKYLPEGPQYYPADQVTDHPERFIISELIREKVLHLTREEIPHSIAVVIDKIRRDEENEDKIRVAATIIVERDSQKGIVIGKRGALLKEVGIRARKDIEMLLGSKVYLELWVKVQKDWRNKSTHLRDFGFRDDEY; translated from the coding sequence ATGCTGGAAAATAATAATGGCTATAAGTCAGGATTTATCTCCATAATCGGTCGACCAAATGTAGGGAAATCAACATTTTTAAACCGTGTTATTGGTCAAAAAATTGCGATTATGAGTGATAAACCACAAACAACACGAAATAAAGTACAAGGTGTACTAACATCAAATGATAGCCAAATGATTTTTATAGATACACCAGGAATCCATAAGCCGAAACATAAGCTAGGGGATTTTATGCTAAAGGTTTCTAAAAATACATTGCGTGAAGTGGATGTTATTATGTTCATGGTAAATGCAGAGCAGAAACTTGGAAAGGGTGACGAATTCATCCTAGAAATGTTGGCGGGTAATCCAACCCCTGTATTCCTAGTTATCAATAAAATAGATCAAATTCATCCTGATGAATTAATGGGGATAATTGAAAGCTACAAAGATCGTTATGATTTTGCAGAAATAGTTCCCATTTCAGCTTTACAAGGAAATAACGTAGATAATCTATTGGCGACATTAACGAAATACTTACCGGAGGGTCCGCAATATTATCCAGCAGATCAAGTTACGGATCATCCTGAGCGATTTATTATTTCAGAGTTAATTCGTGAAAAGGTGTTACATTTAACACGCGAAGAAATTCCTCATTCCATTGCTGTTGTCATTGATAAAATTCGCCGTGATGAAGAAAATGAAGATAAAATTCGTGTGGCGGCAACAATTATCGTGGAAAGAGATTCTCAAAAAGGGATTGTTATTGGTAAACGCGGGGCCTTATTAAAAGAAGTAGGAATTCGTGCACGAAAAGATATTGAGATGCTTCTTGGTTCAAAAGTGTATTTAGAGCTTTGGGTAAAGGTACAGAAGGATTGGCGAAATAAATCAACACATTTACGCGACTTCGGTTTCCGTGATGATGAATATTAA
- a CDS encoding cytidine deaminase, which produces MTIDMHALLEESKKAREKAYVPYSKFKVGAAILTKNGEVIHGCNIENAGYSMTNCAERTAFFKAVSEGIYDFEAIAIVADTDGPCAPCGACRQVMMEFCKPSMPVYLTNLKGDVTVTSVGELLPFAFTTEDLENAGK; this is translated from the coding sequence ATGACAATTGATATGCATGCATTACTAGAAGAATCAAAAAAAGCGCGTGAAAAGGCTTATGTACCTTATTCAAAATTTAAAGTTGGCGCGGCGATTTTAACGAAAAATGGAGAGGTTATTCATGGCTGCAATATTGAAAATGCTGGCTATAGTATGACCAATTGTGCTGAGCGTACAGCATTTTTCAAAGCTGTGTCAGAAGGTATTTATGATTTTGAGGCGATTGCTATTGTAGCTGATACGGATGGACCTTGTGCGCCATGTGGAGCTTGTCGTCAAGTGATGATGGAATTTTGCAAGCCATCTATGCCTGTATATTTAACAAACTTAAAAGGTGATGTCACGGTAACGTCTGTAGGCGAATTACTACCGTTTGCATTTACAACGGAGGATTTAGAGAATGCTGGAAAATAA
- a CDS encoding diacylglycerol kinase family protein — protein MNVRKYIRSFGYAFEGIVLACKEQNFKSHLLSAGIVLIAGYFTGLSRVEWYIVLLLIALMFALEIVNTAIERVVDLASPKIHPLAKQAKDLAAGAVLVFAIFSAIIGLLIFIPKWF, from the coding sequence ATGAATGTTCGCAAATATATCCGATCTTTTGGTTATGCCTTTGAAGGTATCGTTTTAGCCTGTAAAGAGCAAAACTTTAAGTCTCACTTGCTAAGTGCAGGAATTGTTTTAATTGCTGGCTATTTTACAGGTTTATCACGTGTGGAGTGGTATATTGTGCTACTATTAATAGCACTAATGTTTGCGCTTGAAATAGTTAATACTGCAATTGAGCGAGTAGTGGATTTAGCTTCGCCAAAAATACACCCACTTGCTAAACAAGCTAAAGATCTTGCAGCGGGTGCAGTGCTTGTATTTGCGATATTCAGTGCTATAATCGGATTACTCATCTTTATACCGAAATGGTTTTAA
- the ybeY gene encoding rRNA maturation RNase YbeY codes for MILTIDFTDETNEVTAEHMELVGKLLQHAAKIEDIEPETEVSVTFVTNEAIQEINREYRDKDQPTDVISFALEELGEGEMEVTFEGMPRVLGDIIISTDRTKEQAEEYGHTFERELGFLAVHGFLHLLGYDHMVPEDEKVMFGKQDEILQSFGLGRD; via the coding sequence ATGATTTTAACAATTGATTTTACAGATGAAACAAATGAAGTAACTGCGGAGCATATGGAGCTTGTTGGAAAGCTTTTACAGCATGCTGCAAAAATAGAAGATATTGAGCCAGAAACAGAAGTGTCGGTGACGTTTGTTACAAATGAAGCGATTCAAGAAATAAACCGAGAATATCGTGACAAGGATCAACCTACAGATGTTATCTCATTTGCTCTGGAGGAATTAGGTGAAGGAGAAATGGAAGTAACATTTGAAGGGATGCCTCGTGTTTTAGGAGATATTATTATTTCGACGGATCGTACAAAAGAACAAGCAGAGGAATATGGGCATACTTTTGAACGAGAATTAGGCTTTTTAGCGGTTCATGGTTTTTTACATCTACTTGGCTATGATCATATGGTACCAGAAGATGAAAAAGTTATGTTCGGTAAGCAGGATGAAATTTTACAGTCTTTTGGCTTAGGACGAGATTAA
- a CDS encoding HD family phosphohydrolase translates to MEKQLQKFTELIGFRYFLIVVLILTGALQFVLMYGNVRGVTYDFKPLQLAPETVRSTKTIEDTFKTQQEREKAASAVEPVYEFSEDVAKQRAAIVTSLFDYVLEVKEDVASKKEPVPIGDQVEQLRKKFESIDSDQMPIIFTDSQLEGLLIQSEEDLKRTSTQLSKLVQEYLQKSIRSENLFVAQNDFETKIRGQRGYPDKIFNTVVLIGRMSIIENETINEEQTKIRKDQAKESVEPTRILQGQVIVQEGQIIDNEAFRQLELLGMVSNKASMKPIAGIIILILLQMVFMFILFERSDADENKKRKALLVTVIVYSLSILLMKFISLVSGGFDVTVAFLFPTALATMLVRLLVDDRAAVLITVMTAASAGVIFQEGYSSVMQMEITLYIIFGGFASLFFLRSVEKRSHILHAVGVIGLVNMSFIAFYLLMTQSTYGLSEWMFYFIAALVSALLSGALTMGLLPFFESAFSLLSSLRLIELSNPNHPLLKKLLMESPGTYHHSVMVANLAEAACEEIGADGLLARVGCYYHDIGKTKRPAFFIENQMSGINPHDSLPPETSAEIIIAHTTDGAEMLNRYKMPQEIIDIALQHHGTSLLKYFYFKAKEEGKCIEETTYRYPGPKPQTKEAAVISVADSVEAAVRSMKEPNAEKIKKLVRAIIDDRVQDNQFDECDISIKELKCIERVLCETLNGIFHSRIEYPKADKKEDL, encoded by the coding sequence ATGGAGAAACAACTACAAAAATTTACAGAGCTTATTGGTTTCCGTTATTTTTTAATTGTCGTTCTCATCTTAACAGGAGCCCTACAATTTGTTCTTATGTATGGCAATGTTAGAGGTGTTACATATGATTTTAAACCATTGCAACTAGCGCCTGAAACAGTCCGATCTACTAAAACGATTGAAGACACTTTTAAAACCCAACAGGAGCGAGAAAAAGCAGCAAGTGCTGTTGAGCCAGTTTATGAATTTTCCGAGGATGTCGCTAAGCAGCGAGCAGCGATTGTAACTTCTTTATTTGACTATGTTCTTGAAGTAAAAGAGGATGTTGCTAGCAAGAAAGAACCTGTTCCGATTGGCGATCAAGTCGAGCAACTCCGAAAAAAATTTGAATCCATTGATTCAGATCAAATGCCAATTATTTTTACTGATTCACAGCTAGAAGGTTTGTTAATACAAAGTGAAGAAGATTTAAAAAGAACAAGTACGCAACTATCAAAACTTGTACAGGAATATTTACAAAAATCTATTCGCTCAGAAAATTTGTTTGTGGCTCAAAATGATTTTGAAACAAAAATTCGCGGACAACGAGGCTATCCAGATAAAATATTTAATACGGTAGTTTTAATTGGACGTATGAGTATTATCGAAAATGAAACGATTAATGAGGAACAAACGAAAATTCGAAAGGACCAGGCAAAAGAATCGGTTGAACCTACTCGAATTCTTCAAGGTCAAGTCATCGTACAGGAAGGACAAATTATTGATAATGAGGCGTTCCGTCAATTAGAGCTTCTAGGTATGGTGAGTAATAAAGCATCGATGAAACCGATTGCAGGTATTATTATTTTAATACTACTGCAAATGGTGTTCATGTTTATTTTATTTGAACGTTCGGATGCGGATGAAAATAAGAAACGTAAGGCTTTATTGGTGACAGTAATTGTTTATAGTTTATCCATCTTGCTAATGAAATTTATTAGCCTAGTCTCAGGTGGCTTTGATGTTACTGTTGCATTCCTTTTCCCGACAGCGCTGGCAACAATGCTTGTAAGGCTATTAGTGGATGATCGTGCTGCAGTTCTTATTACAGTTATGACAGCGGCATCGGCTGGTGTTATTTTCCAAGAGGGTTATTCATCTGTCATGCAGATGGAAATTACACTGTATATTATTTTTGGAGGCTTTGCGAGCTTATTCTTTTTACGTAGTGTGGAAAAGCGTTCGCATATTCTACATGCAGTAGGGGTTATAGGGTTAGTGAATATGTCGTTTATCGCATTTTATTTACTGATGACACAATCTACTTATGGTTTGTCAGAGTGGATGTTTTACTTTATCGCGGCATTGGTATCGGCACTACTCTCAGGTGCTCTCACAATGGGGCTCTTACCATTCTTTGAATCGGCATTTAGTTTATTGTCGTCGTTGCGATTAATTGAACTTTCTAACCCAAATCATCCATTGTTGAAAAAATTACTAATGGAATCCCCAGGAACATATCATCATAGTGTAATGGTGGCTAACTTAGCAGAGGCGGCATGTGAGGAAATTGGAGCAGATGGATTACTAGCACGTGTAGGATGCTATTATCATGATATTGGCAAAACGAAGCGTCCTGCCTTTTTCATCGAGAATCAGATGTCTGGTATTAATCCGCATGATTCATTGCCCCCGGAAACAAGTGCAGAAATTATAATTGCACATACAACGGATGGGGCTGAAATGCTAAATCGTTATAAGATGCCACAGGAGATTATTGATATTGCCTTGCAACATCACGGGACTAGTCTTTTAAAATACTTCTACTTTAAAGCGAAGGAAGAAGGAAAATGTATAGAAGAAACAACTTACAGATATCCAGGTCCAAAACCACAAACGAAGGAAGCAGCAGTTATTAGTGTTGCAGACAGCGTTGAGGCAGCGGTTCGATCGATGAAAGAACCGAATGCAGAAAAAATAAAAAAATTGGTACGCGCAATTATTGATGATCGAGTACAAGATAATCAGTTTGATGAATGCGATATTTCGATAAAAGAGTTAAAATGTATAGAGCGAGTACTTTGTGAAACGTTGAATGGAATTTTCCACTCACGTATTGAATATCCAAAGGCAGATAAGAAGGAGGATCTATGA
- a CDS encoding PhoH family protein: MSEHLTVLQVDNPNEAVMLLGISDANMKLIEEALQVHIITRGEQIQLAGEEDAKEQATYLLHALLKVIRKGINIDQRDVATAIEMTQKGTIEYFAELYDEEIARTTKGKPIRAKTIGQREYIQAIRHKDVVFGIGPAGTGKTYLAVVMATQALKNGHVKRIILTRPAVEAGESLGFLPGDLKEKVDPYLRPLYDALNDIYGAEQTQRLIERGTIEIAPLAYMRGRTLDDAFVILDEAQNTTHQQMKMFLTRLGFGSKMVITGDKTQIDLPKNTESGLIVAERTLKYVKSIHFQILEQGDVVRHPIVAKIIKAYEEQQL, from the coding sequence ATGTCAGAACATTTAACTGTATTACAAGTGGATAATCCAAACGAAGCGGTCATGCTACTCGGAATTTCAGATGCTAATATGAAATTAATCGAAGAGGCTTTACAAGTCCATATTATTACACGTGGTGAACAAATTCAGCTTGCTGGTGAAGAGGATGCGAAGGAACAAGCGACATACCTTTTACATGCTCTTTTGAAGGTCATTCGCAAAGGAATTAATATTGATCAACGTGATGTTGCAACAGCTATTGAAATGACACAAAAAGGAACAATCGAATATTTTGCAGAACTTTATGATGAAGAAATAGCACGCACGACGAAAGGAAAGCCTATCCGTGCAAAAACAATCGGTCAACGAGAATACATACAAGCAATCCGTCACAAAGACGTTGTTTTTGGTATCGGTCCAGCTGGTACTGGGAAAACGTATTTAGCGGTAGTCATGGCAACACAAGCACTAAAAAATGGGCACGTTAAGCGTATTATTTTAACACGCCCTGCAGTAGAGGCAGGAGAGTCATTAGGCTTTCTTCCAGGAGATTTGAAGGAAAAGGTAGATCCATATTTACGCCCTCTTTATGACGCTTTAAACGATATTTACGGGGCAGAACAAACTCAACGACTTATCGAACGAGGCACAATCGAAATTGCACCTTTAGCGTATATGCGCGGCCGTACATTAGATGACGCCTTTGTTATTTTAGATGAAGCTCAAAATACGACACATCAGCAAATGAAGATGTTTTTAACGCGACTAGGCTTTGGCTCAAAAATGGTCATTACAGGCGATAAAACACAAATCGACCTACCGAAAAATACGGAATCTGGATTAATTGTGGCAGAACGCACACTAAAATATGTAAAATCTATACATTTCCAAATTTTAGAACAAGGCGATGTAGTACGCCACCCAATCGTAGCCAAAATCATCAAAGCCTACGAAGAACAGCAACTTTAA
- a CDS encoding sporulation protein YqfD yields MWNNRPIIIRIKRHENVHPFIQALHAQHVPLKRVVFREQEVAFETTMHYLPKIRRVRSRYRLKMAVYYADELHVFRAQLWTLLGLAMMILIPLLCAQVIWRVDIEAASPELEQRLGKTFQDTFQLETPMSKKALPSDAVIRQKLLEEHRDLSWVHIEKYGGRVILRSQESPKQTKQTNEKLASHLVATKSGVITHFNIQNGERKISVNDTAYEGDTLVSGVIESGEDQVFVGAKGEVYADYWLECSFKIPTKLTMETLEQKRWRVLVKGIHKEKVDYVQKKDLPNWLDPYVSIVEEQYTKKMQVELDESKIDSMLIPLLHEKVLRSLPTKTVIKKENLLQVKWGNGTVEGKVLFLVNENIASPIQGLQGE; encoded by the coding sequence ATGTGGAATAATCGGCCAATTATCATACGTATAAAGCGCCACGAAAATGTTCATCCTTTTATTCAAGCATTGCATGCACAACATGTACCATTAAAACGTGTTGTCTTTCGTGAGCAAGAGGTTGCCTTTGAAACAACTATGCATTATCTACCAAAAATTCGTCGTGTACGTAGTCGTTATCGACTTAAAATGGCTGTCTATTATGCTGATGAGCTTCACGTTTTTCGAGCACAGCTTTGGACCTTGCTTGGCCTTGCGATGATGATATTAATCCCATTACTGTGCGCACAGGTTATATGGCGTGTTGACATTGAAGCGGCTTCACCAGAGTTGGAGCAACGTCTGGGTAAGACCTTTCAAGATACATTTCAATTAGAAACGCCCATGTCTAAAAAAGCTTTACCTTCAGATGCTGTCATTCGTCAGAAGCTTTTAGAAGAGCATCGAGATCTTTCCTGGGTGCATATTGAAAAGTATGGCGGACGTGTAATTTTACGATCTCAGGAGTCCCCGAAACAAACTAAACAAACGAATGAAAAACTAGCGTCGCATTTAGTGGCAACAAAAAGTGGTGTTATTACTCACTTTAATATTCAAAATGGTGAACGCAAAATTTCGGTGAACGATACTGCATACGAAGGTGATACTCTCGTAAGTGGGGTAATTGAAAGTGGTGAAGATCAAGTTTTTGTTGGAGCTAAAGGAGAGGTCTATGCTGATTATTGGCTTGAATGTTCATTTAAAATTCCAACAAAGCTAACGATGGAAACACTAGAACAGAAGCGATGGCGTGTACTAGTGAAAGGCATTCATAAAGAAAAAGTTGACTATGTGCAAAAGAAAGATTTACCTAATTGGCTCGATCCATATGTATCGATTGTTGAGGAACAATATACTAAAAAAATGCAAGTAGAGCTTGATGAATCCAAAATAGATTCAATGCTCATTCCATTACTTCATGAAAAGGTGCTGCGTTCATTACCTACTAAAACGGTTATAAAAAAAGAAAACCTTTTACAGGTAAAGTGGGGGAATGGTACAGTTGAAGGGAAAGTTCTATTTTTAGTCAATGAAAACATTGCCAGTCCAATACAAGGCCTACAAGGAGAATGA
- the floA gene encoding flotillin-like protein FloA (flotillin-like protein involved in membrane lipid rafts) gives MGFDLALIGPIVGLVLLFIVLAVFFTFVPVALWISALAAGVRVSIFTLIGMRLRRVIPSRIVNPLIKAHKAGLPVTINQLESHYLAGGNVDRVVNALIAAHRANIELTFERCAAIDLAGRDVLEAVQMSVNPKVIETPFIAGVAMNGIEVKAKARITVRANIERLVGGAGEETVIARVGEGIVSTIGSASSHTTVLENPDMISQTVLAKGLDSGTAFEILSIDIADVDIGKNIGAELQIEQAQADKNIAQAKAEERRAMAVANEQEMIARVQEMKAKVVEAEAEVPQAMAEALRSGNLGIMDYMNYRNIQADTAMRDSISKVSSDKSETNEPNA, from the coding sequence ATGGGGTTTGATTTAGCTTTAATAGGTCCAATTGTTGGGCTAGTCTTATTATTCATTGTTCTAGCGGTATTCTTTACCTTTGTACCAGTGGCGCTGTGGATTTCTGCGCTTGCTGCAGGTGTCCGTGTTAGTATTTTCACATTAATCGGGATGCGTTTACGTCGAGTAATTCCATCGCGAATCGTGAATCCGTTAATTAAAGCACATAAAGCTGGGTTACCTGTTACGATCAATCAACTTGAAAGTCACTATTTAGCAGGTGGTAATGTTGACCGTGTAGTAAATGCGTTAATCGCGGCTCACCGTGCAAATATCGAGTTAACATTTGAGCGTTGTGCGGCAATTGATTTAGCGGGTCGTGATGTATTAGAAGCTGTACAAATGTCTGTTAACCCGAAAGTCATTGAAACACCATTTATTGCAGGTGTTGCTATGAACGGTATTGAAGTAAAAGCGAAGGCACGTATTACAGTTCGCGCAAACATTGAACGTTTAGTCGGTGGTGCGGGTGAAGAAACGGTTATTGCCCGTGTAGGTGAAGGGATCGTTTCTACAATTGGTAGTGCCTCTAGTCATACGACAGTTCTTGAAAATCCTGATATGATTTCTCAAACTGTATTAGCAAAAGGCTTAGATTCTGGTACAGCGTTTGAAATCTTATCGATCGATATTGCAGACGTTGATATCGGCAAAAACATCGGTGCAGAATTACAAATTGAACAAGCACAGGCAGATAAAAACATTGCCCAAGCGAAGGCCGAGGAACGTCGTGCAATGGCCGTAGCGAACGAGCAAGAAATGATTGCGCGTGTACAAGAGATGAAGGCGAAAGTAGTAGAAGCAGAAGCTGAAGTACCACAGGCAATGGCAGAAGCTCTACGCTCAGGTAATCTTGGTATTATGGATTACATGAACTACCGAAACATTCAAGCGGATACAGCTATGCGAGACTCCATTTCAAAAGTAAGCTCAGATAAGTCTGAAACAAATGAACCTAACGCATAA